The genomic window CTTGCGCATGTCCCGCTTCGAGATGATGTTGCCGGCCGTCGCGCGGCGGTCGCCGGCGATGATCACGCCACCGCTGTAGGTCAGCGCGACGATCGTTGTGCCGTCGACATGGTCGGGCACCGGCGGCTGAACACCACCACCACCACCACCACCGGTGCTGAAGAGCTCCGGGGCGACGCGACGCAACGTGCTGGTGAAGCTGATGGCAGAGGGATCGAACGGGGTGCTGTCGGGCGGCAGGGTCATCGGCTCGATTCCATCCGGGATCCCAGGTCAGGTCGTGCACGTCGCGTACGCGCGACGGTGCATGGTGGGGGTGACGATGCCGCGCCCGATCGGGCGACGGCTCACTGACCGCCCTTCTGCACGTAGTTGCGCACGAACTCCTCGGCGTTCTCCTCGAGCACCTCGTCGATCTCGTCGAGCAGCTCGTCGACGTCGGAGGTGTCGACCTCCTCGGCGACGTGCTCCTCAGTAGTGACCTCTTCGGTCTCCTCGGCGCTCCGCTGGCCTCGGACCTGTCCACCGTCACTCATGGATGGCACCTCACGCGCGGGGGTTCGTTGCAGCGAGTCTAGCCCTGGTGCGTGCCGGTCGGAACGATCGATCCCGGTGTCCGCGCAACCCCGGCTCAGCCCTGGAGCGCCTCGATGAGCTGCGCGGCGGTGTCACAGCGCGCGATCAGGTCTTCGGTCATGGCCCTGTTGCCCCTGCCGGGATCCATCATCGGCACCCGCTGCAACGTGTCCCTGCCGACGTCGAAGATGATTGCGTCCCAGCCGGCGGCCGTGACCGACGACCGGAACTTGTCCAGGCAACGGCCGCGAAACCACGCGCGCGTGTCCTCGGGCGGCATGGTCATCGCGCGGCGCACCTCGTCCTCGGAGACCAGCAGCTCGCACCGCCCCTTCGCCAGAAGATGGTTGTACAGACCCTTGTCGCGGCGGACGTCGTGGTACTGCACGTCGATCAGCTGCAGGCGGGGGTGATCCCACGACAGCCCGTCACGGTCGGCGTAGCGCCGCAGCAGCTGGTGCTTGGTCACCCAGTCGACAACGCCGTCGAGCTGCATCGGGTCGTCCTCGAGCGCTGTCAGCACCCGCTCCCACGTGGCGAGCACGTCGCCGGTCCAGTCGGGGGTCTCGCGTGTCTCGTGGTACTTGCGCGCGTGCTCGAGGTAGTACCACTGCAGCTCCACGCCCGAGATGCGACGACCGTCCTTCAGCCCGACCGTCCGCGTGCACGTCAGGTCGTGTGACAGCTCGTGCAGCGCGGCGACCGGCTTGGCCAGCGTGGGCGGGTCCGAGAGGAACCCGTCCTCGATCATCGACAGCACGATCGCGCACGAGCCGAGCTTGAGGTAGGTGCAGACCTCGCTCATGTTGGCGTCGCCGATGATCACGTGGAGCCGGCGGAACCGCTCGGGGTCGGCGTGCGGCTCGTCGCGGGTGTTGACGATCGGGCGCTTGAGCGTGGTTTCCAGTCCGACCTCGACCTCGAAGAAGTCCGCACGCTGGGTGATCTGGTACGGCACGTCGTCGAGGCCGAACTCGTTGCCGATGCGGCCGGCGCCGACCATCAGCTGCCGGCTGACGAAGAACGGGACGATCTGGCGTACCAGCGCGCCGAACGGCACGTGCCGGTCGACGATGTAGTTCTCGTGCATGCCGTAGGCTGCGCCCTTGCCGTCGGTGTTGTTCTTGGTGATGACGATGCGCGAAGAGCCGTGGCCCTCGGCCAAGAGCGGCTCGGCGCGGCGGGCCGCCTCCTCGAGGACCCGCTCCCCCGCCTTGTCCCAGATCACCACGTCACGGGGGTTCGAGCACTCGGGCGACGAGTACTCCGGGTGGGCGTGGTCGACGTAGAAGCGCGCGCCGTTGGTCAG from Euzebyales bacterium includes these protein-coding regions:
- the dop gene encoding depupylase/deamidase Dop — its product is MALTRYMGTETEYGITVVGRPEFNPVLASSMVVNAYTADGHPRARWDYEEENPLRDARGFTQPGTPDAPPSDDIGLANSILTNGARFYVDHAHPEYSSPECSNPRDVVIWDKAGERVLEEAARRAEPLLAEGHGSSRIVITKNNTDGKGAAYGMHENYIVDRHVPFGALVRQIVPFFVSRQLMVGAGRIGNEFGLDDVPYQITQRADFFEVEVGLETTLKRPIVNTRDEPHADPERFRRLHVIIGDANMSEVCTYLKLGSCAIVLSMIEDGFLSDPPTLAKPVAALHELSHDLTCTRTVGLKDGRRISGVELQWYYLEHARKYHETRETPDWTGDVLATWERVLTALEDDPMQLDGVVDWVTKHQLLRRYADRDGLSWDHPRLQLIDVQYHDVRRDKGLYNHLLAKGRCELLVSEDEVRRAMTMPPEDTRAWFRGRCLDKFRSSVTAAGWDAIIFDVGRDTLQRVPMMDPGRGNRAMTEDLIARCDTAAQLIEALQG
- a CDS encoding ubiquitin-like protein Pup; translated protein: MSDGGQVRGQRSAEETEEVTTEEHVAEEVDTSDVDELLDEIDEVLEENAEEFVRNYVQKGGQ